One Vigna unguiculata cultivar IT97K-499-35 chromosome 11, ASM411807v1, whole genome shotgun sequence DNA window includes the following coding sequences:
- the LOC114169625 gene encoding pentatricopeptide repeat-containing protein At4g17616 isoform X2 → MKHGSPFRILEAFMVTLRLQMPSPASAILRLMLDKGCVPSMHLLSLVVFHIVKSEIGTHLSSNYLFQVCDLYNCLNDKKVHHAVTVKLDTLVFNLVLDACVKFKLSLKGLRLIELMSLTGTMADAHSIVIISQILEMNGLRDEMQELKDHIDRVSAAYVCHYCQFYDSLLSLHFKFNDIDAAAKLVLDMTSSHNCNVKKEYGKHLQNPCFISIGSPNLRTALKIHIEPEQMCKDFVLKVESRQVLIFYRGGKLVLSNRALAKFISGYKKDGRIGELSKLLLIIQGELCSVAGSSLCFDVISSCIQLGWLECAHDILDDIEVTGSPMGQDMYLLLVSAYQKQGLQREAKALLKQMKKVGLLDKALSDDATDKHNLCEETLNSLGKTDLAIALAQILKDEDRTVFPLVYNFNSSIFFFCKARMIEDALKAYRRMLSVNVQPTSQTFAFLMCGYSSLGMFREITILWGDIKRFMKSDNLVGNRDLYELLLLNFLRGGYFERVMEVISHMRDHNMYADKWIYKSEFLRLHKNLYRSLKASNTRTEAQSKRLEHVQEFRKWVGID, encoded by the exons ATGAAGCATGGGAGTCCTTTCAGGATTTTAGAAGCCTTTATGGTTACCCTGAG GTTGCAAATGCCATCCCCTGCCTCAGCGATTCTTAGGTTGATGCTTGACAAAGGGTGTGTGCCCTCTATGCATTTATTGTCCttggttgtttttcatattGTGAAGTCAGAAATTGGAACACATCTTTCATCCAATTATCTGTTTCAAGTTTGTGATCTTTACAATTGCTTGAATGATAAGAAGGTTCACCATGCAGTCACGGTCAAGCTGGATACCTTGGTCTTTAACCTTGTTCTTGATGCTTGTGTGAAGTTTAAATTGTCTTTAAAAGGCCTGAGACTGATTGAATTAATGTCGCTGACTGGGACCATGGCTGACGCACACTCCATTGTAATAATTTCTCAGATTCTAGAGATGAATGGTCTGAGAGATGAAATGCAGGAATTGAAAGACCATATTGACAGAGTTTCGGCTGCTTATGTTTGTCACTATTGTCAGTTCTATGATAGTTTGCTGAGCCTGCACTTCAAATTTAATGACATTGATGCTGCAGCTAAGCTTGTTCTAGATATGACTAGCTCGCATAATTGTAATGTTAAGAAAGAATATGGGAAACACTTGCAAAATCCTTGTTTTATTTCCATTGGATCTCCTAACCTCAGGACTGCATTGAAGATACACATTGAACCTGAGCAAATGTGTAAGGATTTTGTCCTTAAGGTTGAAAGCAGACAGGTTCTGATCTTTTATAGGGGTGGGAAACTAGTTCTTAGTAATAGAGCCTTGGCTAAGTTCATCAGTGGTTACAAGAAAGATGGGCGGATTGGTGAACTTTCAAAACTCTTACTTATTATTCAAGGGGAATTATGTTCAGTGGCAGGCTCCAGTTTGTGTTTTGATGTAATCAGTTCTTGTATTCAATTAGGATGGCTTGAGTGTGCTCATGACATTTTGGATGATATAGAGGTTACTGGTTCTCCAATGGGTCAGGATATGTATCTTTTACTTGTGTCAGCATACCAGAAGCAGGGATTGCAAAGAGAAGCAAAGGCACTACTGAAACAAATGAAAAAGGTTGGTTTGCTGGACAAAGCGTTATCTGATGATGCTACGGACAAACACAACCTCTGTGAAGAAACATTAAATTCACTTGGTAAAACAGATTTGGCCATTGCCTTAGCTCAAATATTGAAAGATGAAGATCGGACAGTTTTTCCTTTGGTGTATAACTTCAattcttccattttctttttctgcaaGGCCAGAATGATAGAGGATGCATTAAAGGCATATAGAAGAATGCTTAGCGTGAATGTTCAGCCCACAAGTCAAACTTTTGCCTTTTTAATGTGTGGATATTCTTCTCTTGGTATGTTTCGTGAGATCACAATCTTGTGGGGAGACATTAAGAGATTCATGAAGAGTGACAATCTAGTGGGAAATAGAGATCTCTATGAGTTACTATTGCTAAACTTTCTTCGAGGTGGTTACTTTGAGAGAGTGATGGAGGTCATTAGCCATATGAGAGACCATAACATGTATGCTGACAAGTGGATTTACAAAAGTGAGTTCCTTAGACTTCATAAAAATCTTTATAGGAGTTTAAAAGCATCAAATACGAGAACAGAAGCCCAAAGCAAGCGGCTTGAGCATGTTCAGGAGTTTAGGAAATGGGTGGGTATTGATTAA
- the LOC114169625 gene encoding pentatricopeptide repeat-containing protein At4g17616 isoform X1 — protein sequence MRKACDLVLQIVREKSGLLHDDTLTKLALSLARLQMPSPASAILRLMLDKGCVPSMHLLSLVVFHIVKSEIGTHLSSNYLFQVCDLYNCLNDKKVHHAVTVKLDTLVFNLVLDACVKFKLSLKGLRLIELMSLTGTMADAHSIVIISQILEMNGLRDEMQELKDHIDRVSAAYVCHYCQFYDSLLSLHFKFNDIDAAAKLVLDMTSSHNCNVKKEYGKHLQNPCFISIGSPNLRTALKIHIEPEQMCKDFVLKVESRQVLIFYRGGKLVLSNRALAKFISGYKKDGRIGELSKLLLIIQGELCSVAGSSLCFDVISSCIQLGWLECAHDILDDIEVTGSPMGQDMYLLLVSAYQKQGLQREAKALLKQMKKVGLLDKALSDDATDKHNLCEETLNSLGKTDLAIALAQILKDEDRTVFPLVYNFNSSIFFFCKARMIEDALKAYRRMLSVNVQPTSQTFAFLMCGYSSLGMFREITILWGDIKRFMKSDNLVGNRDLYELLLLNFLRGGYFERVMEVISHMRDHNMYADKWIYKSEFLRLHKNLYRSLKASNTRTEAQSKRLEHVQEFRKWVGID from the coding sequence ATGCGAAAAGCTTGTGATTTGGTGTTGCAGATTGTTAGAGAGAAGTCTGGTTTACTTCATGATGATACCTTAACCAAACTTGCACTTTCCCTTGCTAGGTTGCAAATGCCATCCCCTGCCTCAGCGATTCTTAGGTTGATGCTTGACAAAGGGTGTGTGCCCTCTATGCATTTATTGTCCttggttgtttttcatattGTGAAGTCAGAAATTGGAACACATCTTTCATCCAATTATCTGTTTCAAGTTTGTGATCTTTACAATTGCTTGAATGATAAGAAGGTTCACCATGCAGTCACGGTCAAGCTGGATACCTTGGTCTTTAACCTTGTTCTTGATGCTTGTGTGAAGTTTAAATTGTCTTTAAAAGGCCTGAGACTGATTGAATTAATGTCGCTGACTGGGACCATGGCTGACGCACACTCCATTGTAATAATTTCTCAGATTCTAGAGATGAATGGTCTGAGAGATGAAATGCAGGAATTGAAAGACCATATTGACAGAGTTTCGGCTGCTTATGTTTGTCACTATTGTCAGTTCTATGATAGTTTGCTGAGCCTGCACTTCAAATTTAATGACATTGATGCTGCAGCTAAGCTTGTTCTAGATATGACTAGCTCGCATAATTGTAATGTTAAGAAAGAATATGGGAAACACTTGCAAAATCCTTGTTTTATTTCCATTGGATCTCCTAACCTCAGGACTGCATTGAAGATACACATTGAACCTGAGCAAATGTGTAAGGATTTTGTCCTTAAGGTTGAAAGCAGACAGGTTCTGATCTTTTATAGGGGTGGGAAACTAGTTCTTAGTAATAGAGCCTTGGCTAAGTTCATCAGTGGTTACAAGAAAGATGGGCGGATTGGTGAACTTTCAAAACTCTTACTTATTATTCAAGGGGAATTATGTTCAGTGGCAGGCTCCAGTTTGTGTTTTGATGTAATCAGTTCTTGTATTCAATTAGGATGGCTTGAGTGTGCTCATGACATTTTGGATGATATAGAGGTTACTGGTTCTCCAATGGGTCAGGATATGTATCTTTTACTTGTGTCAGCATACCAGAAGCAGGGATTGCAAAGAGAAGCAAAGGCACTACTGAAACAAATGAAAAAGGTTGGTTTGCTGGACAAAGCGTTATCTGATGATGCTACGGACAAACACAACCTCTGTGAAGAAACATTAAATTCACTTGGTAAAACAGATTTGGCCATTGCCTTAGCTCAAATATTGAAAGATGAAGATCGGACAGTTTTTCCTTTGGTGTATAACTTCAattcttccattttctttttctgcaaGGCCAGAATGATAGAGGATGCATTAAAGGCATATAGAAGAATGCTTAGCGTGAATGTTCAGCCCACAAGTCAAACTTTTGCCTTTTTAATGTGTGGATATTCTTCTCTTGGTATGTTTCGTGAGATCACAATCTTGTGGGGAGACATTAAGAGATTCATGAAGAGTGACAATCTAGTGGGAAATAGAGATCTCTATGAGTTACTATTGCTAAACTTTCTTCGAGGTGGTTACTTTGAGAGAGTGATGGAGGTCATTAGCCATATGAGAGACCATAACATGTATGCTGACAAGTGGATTTACAAAAGTGAGTTCCTTAGACTTCATAAAAATCTTTATAGGAGTTTAAAAGCATCAAATACGAGAACAGAAGCCCAAAGCAAGCGGCTTGAGCATGTTCAGGAGTTTAGGAAATGGGTGGGTATTGATTAA